Proteins encoded within one genomic window of Paraglaciecola psychrophila 170:
- a CDS encoding NADPH-dependent 2,4-dienoyl-CoA reductase, with translation MQTHPHYPYLFQSLDLGFTQLPNRVLMGSMHLGLEEEKNGFEKLAAFYAERAAGGVGLIVTGGISPNRQGWLLPFAARMSNTKHAKEHQVITEAVHQHQGKICLQILHAGRYGYHPFVVAPSAIKSPINPFKPKAISKRGIVSTINDYAICAAMAKLAGYDGVEIMGSEGYFINQFLCPRTNQRDDEWGGSFENRSRIAVEIVNAVRQKVGTDFIIIFRLSMLDLVEGGSNWDEVVALGKLIEQSGATLINTGIGWHETRVPTIGTMVPRGAFTWVTERMKGELTVPLIATNRINTPEIAEKILASGQADMVSMARPFLADENFVRKAQQGRGDEINTCIACNQACLDHGFARKRASCLVNPRAGYETELNFPITSHKKKLAVVGAGPAGLAFSCYAAERGHEVHLFEKSTEIGGQFNYAKRIPGKEEFYETLRYYKKRLDVTGVHLHLESQQSVASLADAHFEQVVLATGIKPRNVNIDGIQHPKVMNYLDVLRDNKPAGKKVAIIGAGGIGFDVAEFLVDDHSLTNEPEQWLKSWGVDKEYKQAGGLTEATIEKPAREIFLLQRKTTKVGKGLGKTTGWIHRSALQRKQVQMIAGVDYVKIDDQGLHIQVNNKPQILDVDNVILCAGQEPLRELQQGLKDRGITTHLIGGADVASELDAKRAIRQGAELAATI, from the coding sequence ATGCAAACACACCCTCACTACCCATATTTATTCCAAAGTCTCGATCTTGGTTTTACTCAGTTGCCTAATCGTGTGTTGATGGGCTCAATGCATCTTGGTTTAGAAGAAGAGAAAAATGGATTTGAAAAATTGGCGGCGTTTTATGCAGAGCGTGCTGCTGGTGGAGTAGGGTTGATAGTGACGGGGGGGATTAGCCCTAATAGACAGGGGTGGTTATTGCCTTTTGCTGCACGGATGAGCAACACAAAACACGCTAAAGAACATCAAGTCATTACCGAAGCGGTGCATCAACACCAAGGTAAAATCTGTCTACAAATATTACATGCTGGTCGTTATGGCTACCATCCATTTGTGGTTGCACCTTCGGCTATCAAATCGCCTATCAACCCTTTCAAACCTAAAGCTATCTCAAAAAGAGGCATTGTTAGCACCATTAACGATTACGCCATTTGCGCCGCCATGGCCAAACTAGCGGGATACGATGGTGTGGAAATAATGGGCTCTGAAGGCTACTTTATTAATCAATTTTTATGCCCTCGTACCAATCAACGAGATGATGAATGGGGGGGCAGTTTCGAAAACCGCTCGCGAATTGCGGTTGAAATAGTCAATGCCGTCAGGCAAAAAGTAGGCACAGATTTTATCATCATTTTCCGTTTATCGATGTTGGACTTAGTGGAGGGTGGCAGTAATTGGGATGAAGTGGTGGCTCTTGGGAAATTGATTGAGCAGTCTGGGGCAACGCTTATTAATACCGGCATCGGTTGGCATGAAACGCGAGTGCCAACTATTGGTACTATGGTGCCAAGAGGTGCGTTTACATGGGTAACTGAGCGTATGAAAGGTGAGTTAACGGTGCCTTTAATTGCGACGAATAGGATCAATACACCAGAAATAGCTGAAAAAATATTAGCCAGTGGTCAAGCAGATATGGTGTCTATGGCCAGACCCTTCTTGGCAGATGAAAACTTTGTACGAAAGGCGCAGCAAGGTCGAGGTGACGAGATTAATACCTGTATTGCTTGTAACCAAGCGTGTTTGGATCATGGTTTTGCCCGTAAGCGTGCCAGTTGTTTGGTGAACCCGCGAGCCGGCTATGAAACAGAGCTAAATTTCCCAATCACTTCTCACAAAAAAAAGCTAGCAGTAGTAGGTGCAGGGCCGGCGGGTCTTGCCTTCAGCTGTTACGCTGCTGAGCGTGGTCATGAGGTACATTTGTTCGAAAAAAGCACTGAAATTGGCGGTCAGTTTAATTATGCTAAACGTATCCCTGGCAAGGAAGAATTTTATGAAACTTTACGATACTACAAAAAAAGACTAGACGTCACAGGTGTGCATCTGCACCTAGAAAGTCAGCAAAGTGTTGCGTCGTTAGCCGATGCTCACTTTGAACAGGTGGTGCTTGCGACAGGTATCAAACCAAGGAATGTCAATATTGACGGCATACAGCATCCTAAAGTTATGAATTATCTTGATGTGCTTAGAGACAACAAACCCGCTGGTAAGAAGGTAGCGATAATCGGGGCTGGGGGCATTGGTTTTGATGTAGCTGAATTCTTAGTAGATGATCATTCTTTAACCAATGAGCCTGAACAATGGCTAAAAAGTTGGGGAGTTGATAAAGAATACAAGCAAGCGGGCGGATTGACCGAGGCAACTATTGAGAAGCCAGCCAGAGAGATATTTTTACTGCAACGTAAAACTACTAAAGTAGGTAAAGGGTTAGGTAAAACGACCGGTTGGATCCACCGGTCGGCCTTACAACGGAAACAGGTGCAAATGATTGCAGGCGTTGACTATGTAAAAATTGACGATCAAGGTTTACATATCCAAGTGAACAACAAACCGCAAATAT